In the Alkaliphilus flagellatus genome, one interval contains:
- a CDS encoding GNAT family N-acetyltransferase produces MILIREMKIDEVDKIKEIDRSERIELIYRYKEGILGEIKAGHDCPNWSQDIIDEMMERFIYELSNGGTAFGAYDKELLVGFGVLAHKFRGNDRDQLQVDLMYVSRSYRRKGIASSIMNELSKVALSRGAKYLYISSTETESAVNFYRSYGSQITNEVDKELFEKEPEDIHMIKRL; encoded by the coding sequence AAGTTGATAAAATAAAGGAAATTGATCGGTCAGAAAGAATAGAATTAATATATAGATATAAAGAAGGAATATTAGGAGAAATCAAAGCAGGGCATGATTGTCCGAATTGGAGTCAGGATATTATTGATGAAATGATGGAACGTTTTATTTACGAATTGTCTAATGGTGGAACTGCTTTCGGTGCATACGATAAAGAGCTATTAGTTGGATTTGGAGTTCTAGCACATAAATTTAGAGGTAATGATAGGGATCAGCTTCAAGTAGACTTGATGTATGTATCTAGGTCATATAGGAGGAAAGGTATTGCTTCTAGTATTATGAATGAATTAAGTAAAGTAGCATTAAGTAGAGGAGCTAAGTATTTATATATTTCATCAACTGAAACGGAATCAGCAGTTAATTTTTATAGAAGTTATGGAAGTCAAATAACTAATGAAGTCGACAAAGAATTATTCGAAAAAGAGCCAGAAGATATACATATGATAAAGAGATTATAA
- a CDS encoding AAA family ATPase: MIIWINGAFGSGKTHTAYELSRRIENSYVYDPEEAGFFIRDNIPKELKLNDFQDFHIWREFNYQMLEYISKKYSGIIIVPMTITNQIYFNEVVDRLRQEGIDIKHFTLMAKKETLLKRLRQRGDGKNSWAAQQIDRCISQLSNSVFKEHIHTDDMTIDQVVGYIGELCNIKLLKDNRSWIRKKWDRIMIWFRHIRIFG; encoded by the coding sequence ATGATAATTTGGATTAATGGAGCATTTGGAAGTGGAAAGACCCATACAGCATATGAGTTAAGTAGGCGAATAGAAAATTCTTATGTTTATGATCCAGAGGAAGCAGGGTTTTTTATACGTGATAATATACCTAAGGAACTGAAGTTAAATGATTTCCAAGATTTTCATATATGGCGAGAATTTAATTATCAAATGCTGGAATATATAAGTAAGAAGTATAGTGGTATTATTATTGTTCCCATGACAATTACAAACCAAATTTATTTTAATGAAGTAGTAGATAGATTAAGACAGGAAGGTATCGATATTAAGCATTTCACATTGATGGCAAAGAAAGAAACCTTATTGAAAAGGCTAAGACAAAGAGGGGATGGAAAAAACTCATGGGCAGCGCAACAAATTGATAGGTGTATTAGCCAATTAAGCAATTCTGTATTTAAGGAACATATACATACAGATGATATGACAATTGATCAAGTAGTTGGTTACATAGGGGAATTGTGTAATATAAAATTACTAAAAGATAATCGAAGTTGGATAAGAAAAAAATGGGATAGGATTATGATTTGGTTTAGACATATAAGAATATTTGGTTGA